The following proteins are co-located in the Rippkaea orientalis PCC 8801 genome:
- the cas5 gene encoding type I-MYXAN CRISPR-associated protein Cas5/Cmx5/DevS translates to MNTPLVIYLDVPFVTFREFHAREMGRTYPVPPPATVYGMLLSLVGETDVYRHCGVELAIAMLSEAKKSRILRQMRRFKQKDFSHAENVNPSYQEILSNLKCLIWVRSEAEMMQPSLKERIEFTFERPELVRRFGCLFLGESDQLIKTIRLVSEDYREGVRRWLIRDNGGRLTLPYWVDHLGSRNTRFLRYRVEEMNQLSPPDFAWTSIQSSV, encoded by the coding sequence ATGAATACACCTTTAGTTATCTATCTAGATGTTCCTTTTGTGACGTTTAGGGAGTTTCATGCAAGGGAGATGGGAAGGACTTATCCTGTTCCTCCTCCAGCGACGGTATATGGGATGTTATTGTCTTTGGTGGGGGAAACGGATGTTTATCGTCATTGTGGGGTAGAATTGGCAATTGCCATGTTATCTGAAGCAAAAAAATCGCGGATTTTGCGTCAAATGAGACGGTTTAAGCAGAAGGATTTTAGTCATGCAGAGAATGTGAATCCTAGCTATCAGGAGATTTTGTCGAATTTGAAGTGCTTAATTTGGGTTCGTTCTGAGGCTGAGATGATGCAACCAAGCTTAAAGGAGAGGATAGAGTTTACTTTTGAGCGTCCTGAGTTAGTAAGACGGTTTGGGTGTTTATTTTTAGGGGAAAGTGACCAGTTAATTAAGACGATACGGTTAGTTTCTGAGGATTATCGGGAGGGGGTCAGACGATGGTTAATAAGGGATAATGGAGGTAGGTTAACGTTACCCTATTGGGTTGACCATCTGGGGTCAAGAAATACCCGTTTTTTGCGGTATCGGGTAGAAGAAATGAATCAGTTATCTCCTCCTGATTTCGCATGGACTTCAATTCAATCATCGGTTTGA
- a CDS encoding CRISPR-associated negative autoregulator, with protein sequence MNQKKNKIPNYYLYGTVLTRYGLASLSHGMRQGNKSILQKAYWDGKIHSLVGSSSLRWALRFYLQEEGYPVNRVWDKDEHINRLTDDNFNPDQFYDDDIFGFALLESVEEETVEDKTQPSTRRRGKRKKSGTTAQRTGALSMNNAISLTPYDGSLKLGAKSGRDKDSTSLHFTEYHNTRYQYYFGLNATHLKDCSRIFPLIDGIMDMPKVGGSANIFSYPFCPDSLVFQWTNHFASYISYCFESVDGKGRNIKLTQDFINEVECGQINPDELWIGGAIVNDLRELENFEKSLLKQIHLYRNRNELVADLKEVIKQDLGLKDSQ encoded by the coding sequence ATGAATCAGAAGAAGAATAAAATACCAAATTATTATCTTTATGGAACAGTTTTGACTCGCTATGGCTTAGCCTCTTTAAGTCACGGGATGCGACAAGGTAATAAATCCATTTTACAAAAAGCCTATTGGGATGGCAAAATTCATTCTTTAGTGGGGTCAAGTTCTCTACGGTGGGCGTTACGGTTTTATCTTCAAGAAGAAGGTTATCCTGTTAACAGAGTATGGGATAAAGATGAACATATTAATCGATTAACGGATGATAATTTTAACCCAGATCAATTTTATGATGATGATATTTTTGGCTTTGCGTTATTGGAATCTGTAGAAGAAGAAACGGTAGAAGATAAAACACAACCATCAACTCGAAGACGAGGAAAACGAAAGAAATCAGGGACGACTGCTCAGAGAACAGGGGCATTAAGTATGAATAATGCTATTTCTTTAACTCCCTATGACGGTTCTTTGAAGTTAGGGGCAAAAAGTGGTAGGGATAAGGATAGCACATCGCTTCATTTTACGGAATATCATAATACTCGTTATCAATATTATTTTGGGCTTAATGCTACTCATCTTAAAGATTGTTCTCGGATTTTTCCATTAATTGATGGGATTATGGATATGCCGAAAGTGGGAGGAAGTGCTAATATTTTCAGTTATCCTTTTTGTCCTGATAGTTTAGTTTTTCAATGGACAAATCATTTTGCGTCTTATATTTCCTATTGTTTTGAATCCGTTGATGGGAAAGGGAGAAATATTAAATTGACTCAAGATTTTATCAATGAGGTGGAATGCGGACAGATTAATCCTGATGAGTTATGGATTGGAGGGGCAATTGTTAATGATTTACGAGAACTAGAAAATTTTGAGAAATCCTTACTAAAACAGATACATCTTTATCGAAATCGTAATGAGTTGGTAGCCGATTTAAAGGAAGTGATTAAACAAGATTTGGGGTTAAAAGACTCACAATGA